CTGCGCGGCGTGGGCAAGCCAATTCATCAGCCACGCGAACAGGGATTGGTCGCCCGCGCAGATGACGTCCCGGAGATATGCGCGAATGGTCGGCCAATCCGACCCCGCCGCGGCCGGCGTGCTGACGAAGCCTTGCCACGTGTTGAGGGCGCCCTCGGGCACGGGCAGGCCCTCGCCTGTCACCCCCTGTGGCCACATCGCGACGCCTTCGGGATAGGTGCGGCGCCCGCTCCACCCGAACCAAGCCGGGGCGATCGGGTGCCGCCGGGCGTCAGGCCCGGTGATCTTGTTGGGCGCCTCCAAGTCCATGAAGGCCGTCTTGGTCATCATGGACGGCACGCTGCCTTCCGGCCCGAAGCGCAGCACGACAGTGCTGCCGCCATTTCGTGCGACCGCGTAGCGCCCGTTCATGGCTGACAGCGCTGACACGTGCTCGGGCATGTCAGCGGGGGCAACCTTCGGCGCACGAGGGGCCCGGCCGGTCGCGCCAGGCATGTCGTTGTCGTTGACGGGCACGCCTTCGAAGTCGAGGCGGGCGAGGAAGTTGCCCGGCAGCGGGGCGCCGCGTTCGCGCATCATGTGGAACACCTCGCGCAGGCCCATCTGCGCGGGCTTATCCTCCTCCCGGATGATGCGCCGGATCTCTTCCATGTCCGCGGTCCCGGGAGCGGTCTCCCACCGGTCCGTGAACCTGAACAGGGCTTCGGCTACCCGGTCCTCACCGAGCGCCGGGAGGCAGAGCGCAGCGAACGCCTTCGTGAACATGACCCAACGATTGCGGCTGCTGATGTCGTTCCGCGTGTCAGCGAGCCCCGACAGCAGCGCCTCGGCATTGGCCTCCACCAAGGCGGTCAGATCGGCTCCGCCGCCGTTACGACCGCTGCGGCTGAAGGTTGCGCCGCTCACGAGCACGCCGCCGGCCGCTTCCATCGCGGTATCGCACTCGGCGATGATCGCGTTCAGCTCGTCGATCGGGATCAGCGGGAGTTCGCTCGGGTGCATCTCCACGATGCTCGTCCCCGAGGGCCACGCGTAGGCGACCCCGCAGGGGTGGGTGCCATGCACGACGGATTGCTGCCCTTGGCCAAGCAGCTCGACCCTGTTGTGGTTCTCCTTGGTGTCCGGGGCGCCGTCGAAGATGAACCGCCGCCCTTGCCGCCGCACGGGCTCGGAGCCATCGGCGGTCTTGGTGCGGACGAAGCGGGTTCCAACCTTCGCCGGGTTGCCAAGCCGATGCGGAGCGCCCGGAAGGCGCCGCTCAAGGATTTCGTTGACAGCAGTGGCCGCGGCAGGGGTGAACACGTCCGCATCGACGGCGACTACATGCTCGTCCGGCGGCAGTGAGGGCTGCGGGCCGAGGATGAGGCCCATGCTCGCCCGCTCCGGCCGCTGCCATGTCTCCACCTCTGCGGCAGTCGGGACGCCGCGCTGCGGCCACTCCTTCAGGAGAGGCCTCTTCTCGCCGTGTTGGATATGTACGGCGCGCCACTTGTTCGTGCGCAGAGCATCGCCGTAGTCCCGCCAAGGCTGACCGGACTTGTTACGGGCGCCAAGCCGATGTAAAGATTGAGCCGACATGGTTCTGTGCTTTCTCACAGTGGGTTAAACTTCGGCTCTTGGCAGGGCCATCAGGGGCGGGGATTATTTCCCGCCCTTCTTTTTTGGTCTCGATCCCTCGAACTGCTTTGATACTCGCGGGTTAACCTCTAGCAAGGCCGTGCCTCGTGCAGGGGGCGGCCCCCGCAGTCCACGATGCGGTCATTCACCTTTTGGTACAGACCGACATCCGCAAGGTCTGACAGGACCTCTGCGGGGCTGACAGGGGGCGTCCTCTCGATCCGGTCGACAAGTCTGACGATGTCTGCGAACGTCCTGCCGTTCGACTCCGGGAGACCCGGGTTGTCGTCACGCGGGTCGTAGCTCAACACCCCGATATGCTCCACGCCGTTGCGCAGCCGCACGACCCCGGGGACAGGCACCGTTTGCGTGAGTGGGCAGCCGGCTATGTTTGCGCCTTGGACGCCCGCCGCACGCACCGTGCGCACGAGGCGGAGGGTTTCATCGCGAAAGGCGTTGCGATCCCGCTCCGTCTCAACGGGGATCGGCTCCTCGAACGTCCATAGCAGGATCACCGAGTAGTGCGCGGGGTCGCTGATGTAGAAGGGGCGCGTACCCGCGCGGATTGCGCGGGCGAGCAGGGGCTGCGCCACCCTCACCATGAAATCGAGCGCGGCAGCTCCCGGATTGATCCTGCACAGCTCTCGTGCTTGATGATCGAACGTAAGGCGAACTGCGACCGCGCGGATGCCCGTTACTTCCTCCTTTCTCGGGATACGCAGCGTGTAGGGCGCCTCATTGAGGACCATCACGAAGTCCTGCGGGTCGGCCTTCGAGAAGACTTCGAGCAGGTCTTCCCGGCACCGCTGCCGCGCCTGCTTGTCGGAACGGTAGCTGTTGATGATGCGGCCGCCATTTGGGCCGAGTTGCGCCGCATGTTCGCGCGAGGTCACGGTCACGCCACCGCGCAGGAGGTCGAAGGCGCGCAGCGCCTCATCCACGCGGAGGGCTGAGGTTTCGGCTATGGGCTCATCAAGCCCGAGGCCCGCGATATGGGCACGGGGGGTCATTGGCTGATCCCCTGATTGCGGCGGACCGTCCGGGCCTCAAGCCACCGGTTGACGTCTGTGCTCCGGTACAGGATGCGCCGCGGCGATGGCCGGATTTCGGGCGGTCCGTCCTTGGCAGTCGCAAGCTCGCGCTCAAGGGTGCGCAGGCACACCTTGAGCTTCGCGGCGAGCTGTCGCTGCGTCATCAGCTCATCTTCCATGATATTCCCCGCGTAAACACCGCACCTACTGCCGAAGCCGACTTATGTCGCTCCGCTTGCGACGAGTTAGCGTATAACGACGACGAAGAGGTCACTACAATTCCCGCGCCGTAGCGCGGTGGAATGATCTGACAACATTAGGCTACACCTGACTAAAATCTGCGGCGACCCGTCGCAGGTCGTTCAGGGAGTGTGTTATCGCGCCACATCGGAGTGGGCACAGGGGCGGCGGCGCGTCACGCCTACACAGCCCGGTTCGTATTTTTCCGCGGCCGGGGTGTCTTGCGCCTGAGGCCCCCGGGGTGGGGGGCCGGGGCATGGCCGGAGAGCCGTAGCCGAGCTGCCCGGTGCGCTCAGCGGCAGCGGGACCGCCCACCTGCCTTTGCGGGCGCCGCCGAGGGACCCGACGGGACCCGGGGGGGGGGGGCGTGAGGGCCGGCTCGGGCAGCGGTCGGGTTCGGGCTCAACCGGGCAGCGCTGCGGCCGCGCAGCGGGGCAGCCCACCTGCCTTGCGGGCGCCGCCGGGGTTCCTGCCGCTACCCGGGGGGCATGGCGGCCGGCCCTAGCAGGCTCAGGGCAGGCTCATGGCCGGCTCCCGGGCAGCACCGCTTCCGGGGAGCGCTGCGGCCGTGGGCGGGCTTGCGGCGGCTGTCGGGCGGCCCCACTGCCCGGGCCCTCCCCTGCCTGCAGCGGGACAGCCCACCTGCTTTGGCGGGCGCCGCCGAGGGACCCGACGAGACCCGGGGGGCCTATCGGGCAACCCCGCCCGGCAGCCTGTCCGATCACCCCCGCGAGCAGATCTCCACGCCCCACCGCTGCCTGACCGATCGGATGCCCGACGATCTGCGCGCGTGCAGAGCCATGCACCATGCGCCTGTCCGCAGAGGTATACCGCAGCGGACAGGCTCGGAGAGGCGGAAAACCCCGTCCGCTAGGGTTGATTTCGGCCTACGGACACGCTTTCATACGGACAGATCCCAAACGGACAGTCTGCCCGCCATGACCTCAGCCCCGCAAACCATCCTCTACGCCCGCGTCAGCACCCTCGACCAAACCGCCGCCCATCAGGAGAAGCAGGCCGTCGCGGCAGGCTTCCATATCGACGAGGTCGTGACCGACGAGGGCGTGTCAGGTGTCAGCACCCGCCTTGCTGACAGGCCGGGAGGGCGCCGGCTGTTCGACAAGCTGCGCCGCGGCGACATGCTTGTGGTCCGATGGGGTGGACCGGCTCGGCCGCGACTACGCGGACGTGTGTGAGACCATCCGCGAGTTCATGCGCCGCGGGGTCGTGGTGCGGACCGTCATCAACGGCCTGACCTTCGACGGCGCCACCAAGGATCCCATGCAGAAGGCCGTCAGAGACGCGCTGATCGGCTTCATGGCCGCGACGGCACAGGCACAGGCCGAGGCGACGAAAGAGGCTCAGCGGGCCGGGATTGAGCACGCCAAGGCCCGTGAGGACGCCTACAGAGGGCGTAAGCCGTCCTACACCCGGGATCAGTTCGCGATCGTGCGCAGCATGCTTGGGCAGGGGGTAGGGGTCTCGGCCATCGCGAAGGCTACCGGCCTGTCTCGGCAGACCGTGTACCGGATTGAGGCGGACCCGGCCGAAGCGGAGGCCATCCTCGCGCGGTGGGCGGCGTGAGTGGGCAGCCGAACATCAGCGGGCTGCTGCGGCTTGAGCGGTCGCGGCTTCGTGCACCGGGGCCGGGGCTATCCCGTCCGGCGCCATGGCCACCATGAACGACGCGCCGTGGCAGTAGCGTGCCACCGATCGCGGTCCTGACGGATCTCATCGAGCACGGCCTGTAGCACCTCCACCTGCGTGGCCCTCAGGCGTTCGGCATCCCGCTCCTGACGCAGGACCTCCGCCTCATCCCTGAGGCGGCTGCGCTCGGCGGCG
This region of Methylobacterium nodulans ORS 2060 genomic DNA includes:
- a CDS encoding DUF5906 domain-containing protein, with protein sequence MSAQSLHRLGARNKSGQPWRDYGDALRTNKWRAVHIQHGEKRPLLKEWPQRGVPTAAEVETWQRPERASMGLILGPQPSLPPDEHVVAVDADVFTPAAATAVNEILERRLPGAPHRLGNPAKVGTRFVRTKTADGSEPVRRQGRRFIFDGAPDTKENHNRVELLGQGQQSVVHGTHPCGVAYAWPSGTSIVEMHPSELPLIPIDELNAIIAECDTAMEAAGGVLVSGATFSRSGRNGGGADLTALVEANAEALLSGLADTRNDISSRNRWVMFTKAFAALCLPALGEDRVAEALFRFTDRWETAPGTADMEEIRRIIREEDKPAQMGLREVFHMMRERGAPLPGNFLARLDFEGVPVNDNDMPGATGRAPRAPKVAPADMPEHVSALSAMNGRYAVARNGGSTVVLRFGPEGSVPSMMTKTAFMDLEAPNKITGPDARRHPIAPAWFGWSGRRTYPEGVAMWPQGVTGEGLPVPEGALNTWQGFVSTPAAAGSDWPTIRAYLRDVICAGDQSLFAWLMNWLAHAAQRPHEKPGTAPIFKGPQGSGKTTFTNLLRAIFHPAHVVSAERPEALLGKHNAHLREALFVMADEAVFAGDPAANNRLKAMVTDATLTIEPKGIDAVSVPSFHRFVMTSNEDHVIRAEADARRWAVFDVSGEQVGNVAYFRELYAVLKPETPEVRAFLRDLAVMEIDEAAVRRAPTTSALVGQIVQSLPAPQQWLYELLRGCLPASKPLTAREAATAIPYHPEFEDGDGEWPEFATKEALSASFKAWTTGRPYLRGAGTNAFGKLLTIFGPPTQVTFSDDSRRRVVCLGTLDAARAAFAAAYLRGVNDASVWGRGEGDETPE
- a CDS encoding helix-turn-helix domain-containing protein produces the protein MEDELMTQRQLAAKLKVCLRTLERELATAKDGPPEIRPSPRRILYRSTDVNRWLEARTVRRNQGISQ